In the Methylophilus sp. 5 genome, one interval contains:
- a CDS encoding alpha/beta fold hydrolase: protein MNRLKSLLGKVFIFHSLLSLGMVEASAGSANAGLATAPNQTVEANGIQFSYRSIGNKSGTPIVLLQHFTGTMDYWDPAVVDGLAKTHQVIVFNNTGMGHSSGKVADNIAQMTTDAYAFIAALGYRQVDLLGFSMGGFIAQELAAAHPDNIRKVVLVGTSNKGGGEHLMKVLGEAFSQNLPDPRLYLFFTQTAYSQQAGKAFLARSSVRKDRDPEISKDDMNSHAKALITWANTPDVEFSLLKAIKQPVLIVQGSQDEMLITDNSITLYKHLPNAQLVLYPDSAHGSLFQYPADFVAKVYQFLN from the coding sequence ATGAACAGACTGAAATCACTGCTCGGCAAAGTCTTTATTTTTCATTCACTCTTGAGCTTGGGTATGGTCGAAGCGAGTGCTGGTAGCGCTAATGCAGGGCTGGCTACAGCGCCTAACCAGACAGTCGAAGCCAATGGCATTCAATTTTCATATCGTAGTATTGGCAATAAAAGCGGTACGCCCATCGTCTTGTTGCAGCACTTCACCGGCACCATGGATTACTGGGATCCTGCCGTGGTAGATGGGTTGGCCAAAACGCATCAAGTCATTGTGTTTAACAATACCGGCATGGGGCACAGCTCTGGCAAGGTGGCAGACAATATTGCGCAAATGACCACAGATGCGTATGCGTTTATTGCTGCCTTGGGTTATCGCCAGGTCGATTTGTTAGGATTTTCTATGGGTGGATTTATTGCGCAAGAGTTGGCCGCCGCGCATCCAGATAATATCCGCAAAGTGGTCCTGGTGGGTACATCTAACAAGGGCGGTGGTGAGCATTTGATGAAGGTGCTGGGCGAAGCGTTCTCGCAGAACCTGCCGGACCCAAGGTTATATTTATTCTTCACGCAAACGGCCTATAGCCAGCAAGCGGGTAAAGCATTTCTTGCACGATCCAGTGTGCGCAAAGACCGTGATCCTGAAATCTCGAAAGACGATATGAATTCACATGCCAAGGCGTTGATTACCTGGGCGAATACCCCTGATGTCGAATTCAGTTTGCTTAAGGCAATTAAGCAGCCAGTGCTCATTGTGCAAGGTTCTCAAGATGAGATGTTGATCACGGATAACTCGATTACTTTGTACAAGCATCTGCCAAATGCACAATTGGTGCTATACCCAGATTCTGCACATGGTTCTTTGTTTCAATATCCGGCAGACTTTGTCGCTAAGGTATATCAGTTTCTGAATTAA
- a CDS encoding PfkB family carbohydrate kinase → MSLFVVASFIQACCWRVERLPLPGESVASTAICSEPGGKGFNVAIAASRLGAPVSLLVGLGEDAAADAALDVLQQHAIAPIYAYRLAAQSGHGAGFVAADGANMISVYLGPNQLLNATHVADAQPAIQSATLVYAQFETSLPAIQSSFDLARQAGRQTVLNPSPWQPIPQALLLQTTILILNQHEAAHLLAWSAEQLPTAPDIALPALKQAMRQFYQAWPGALLVVTLGALGSVAMTHTGAWIVSPVFAVNAIDTLGAGDAFSAGLCVALLRGEALQPALAFANACGACVVQKPGVLAALPDALAVAALHTKCSATPLV, encoded by the coding sequence GTGTCATTATTTGTCGTTGCCAGTTTTATTCAGGCGTGTTGCTGGCGGGTAGAGCGCTTGCCACTGCCTGGTGAGTCAGTGGCTTCGACGGCTATTTGTAGTGAGCCAGGTGGCAAGGGCTTTAATGTGGCCATCGCTGCCAGCCGGTTGGGCGCACCAGTGTCACTGCTGGTTGGCCTGGGTGAGGATGCCGCAGCGGATGCTGCATTAGATGTGCTGCAACAGCATGCGATTGCGCCCATTTATGCTTATCGGCTAGCTGCGCAGTCAGGCCATGGTGCTGGGTTTGTCGCTGCTGATGGGGCCAATATGATCAGCGTCTATCTGGGCCCGAATCAATTGTTAAATGCGACACATGTCGCTGATGCCCAACCAGCTATACAGTCAGCAACCTTGGTGTATGCACAGTTTGAAACGTCATTGCCGGCGATTCAAAGTAGCTTTGACCTCGCCAGGCAAGCCGGGCGGCAGACGGTGCTCAATCCTTCTCCCTGGCAGCCGATTCCGCAGGCACTGCTGTTACAAACGACGATCCTGATACTGAATCAACACGAAGCCGCGCACTTGCTGGCATGGTCTGCCGAGCAACTGCCAACTGCGCCTGATATTGCCTTGCCTGCTTTAAAACAAGCCATGCGCCAGTTTTACCAAGCGTGGCCAGGCGCCTTACTGGTGGTGACATTGGGGGCGTTGGGCAGCGTTGCCATGACGCACACGGGGGCGTGGATTGTGTCGCCCGTCTTCGCTGTGAATGCAATAGATACACTGGGTGCCGGGGATGCTTTTTCTGCGGGCTTGTGCGTGGCGTTACTGCGGGGCGAAGCGTTACAACCAGCGCTTGCGTTTGCGAATGCTTGTGGGGCATGCGTGGTGCAAAAACCAGGCGTGCTGGCTGCCTTACCAGATGCGCTTGCTGTCGCTGCATTACACACTAAATGCAGCGCTACACCTCTAGTTTGA
- a CDS encoding helix-turn-helix domain-containing protein: MKNKSLLDMPCPIAKSLEHVGEWWNILILREALLGVCRFDDFQSHLGIATSTLAKRLNAMVESGLLERRQYCEKPPRDEYVITQQGLDFRPVLLTIMQWGNKYYADGEPTIQLVDTHTNQAVDLMLVDRNTNMEIDPQRHRSQAGPAADELIKARFKR, translated from the coding sequence ATGAAAAATAAAAGTCTTTTGGATATGCCTTGCCCGATTGCCAAAAGTTTGGAGCATGTGGGGGAGTGGTGGAATATTTTAATTTTGCGAGAGGCTTTGCTGGGTGTTTGCCGGTTTGATGATTTTCAGAGTCACCTAGGAATTGCTACCAGCACACTGGCTAAACGTTTAAATGCAATGGTTGAGTCTGGTTTGCTGGAAAGGCGGCAGTATTGCGAAAAGCCGCCAAGAGATGAATATGTGATCACACAACAAGGGCTGGACTTTAGGCCGGTGTTACTGACGATCATGCAATGGGGCAACAAGTATTACGCCGACGGTGAACCCACGATTCAATTAGTCGACACTCACACCAATCAAGCCGTGGATTTAATGTTGGTGGATAGAAATACAAACATGGAAATCGACCCACAGCGGCACAGGTCTCAAGCAGGGCCTGCGGCTGACGAATTGATTAAAGCCCGTTTTAAGCGATAA
- the fabF gene encoding beta-ketoacyl-ACP synthase II, with translation MERIVITGMGIVSPLGCGVELVWQRLLNGQSGIKKLSADIADSLSTKIAGLVPTKAEDANGGFAPEEVIAFKELKKMDRFIQFAIVAAEEAIKQARWTPQTDKEQARTATVIASGIGGFPAIAQAVRTTDNKGVARLSPFTVPSFLVNLAAGHVSIRHGFKGPIGAPVTACAAGVQAIGDAARLIRSGEADIALCGGAEACIDLVSLGGFAAAKALSSAFNETPAQASRPFDSQRDGFVMGEGAGMLVIEKLSHAMARGATPIAELVGYGTSSDAYHITAGPEDGDGAKRAMQAAIAMANIEPDDIQHLNAHATSTPVGDAGELRAIKAVFGEQSPVAITSTKSSTGHLLGAAGGIEAIFTALSVRDQIAPYNLNLANPDTQAVGLNFVQFKSQPLAIQYAISNGFGFGGVNASIVLKRFG, from the coding sequence ATGGAAAGAATTGTGATTACGGGCATGGGGATCGTTTCCCCTTTAGGCTGTGGCGTTGAGCTGGTCTGGCAGCGTTTGTTGAACGGCCAATCGGGAATCAAAAAGCTATCGGCCGACATCGCTGACAGCCTGAGCACTAAAATTGCAGGCCTGGTGCCAACCAAAGCAGAGGATGCTAATGGCGGCTTTGCCCCTGAAGAGGTGATTGCGTTTAAAGAACTTAAGAAAATGGATCGCTTTATCCAATTTGCCATCGTTGCGGCCGAAGAGGCAATCAAGCAAGCCAGATGGACGCCGCAGACAGATAAAGAGCAAGCAAGAACGGCCACCGTTATTGCCTCCGGGATCGGCGGCTTTCCTGCCATTGCGCAAGCGGTGCGCACCACTGACAACAAAGGCGTTGCCAGGTTATCGCCTTTTACCGTGCCATCGTTTCTGGTCAATCTGGCCGCAGGCCACGTCTCGATTCGTCATGGTTTTAAAGGGCCGATAGGTGCGCCTGTGACCGCGTGTGCTGCAGGCGTTCAGGCCATTGGCGATGCAGCGAGGCTTATCCGCTCAGGTGAAGCCGATATTGCTCTCTGTGGTGGTGCAGAAGCGTGTATTGACTTAGTCAGCCTGGGTGGCTTTGCCGCAGCAAAAGCATTGTCATCGGCCTTTAATGAGACGCCAGCACAAGCATCACGCCCTTTTGATAGCCAACGGGATGGCTTTGTCATGGGAGAAGGTGCGGGCATGTTAGTGATAGAAAAGCTCAGCCACGCCATGGCACGAGGGGCCACACCCATCGCCGAGCTCGTAGGCTATGGCACCTCTTCAGACGCCTACCATATTACGGCTGGGCCTGAAGATGGCGATGGTGCAAAACGCGCCATGCAAGCAGCCATTGCCATGGCTAATATCGAACCAGACGATATTCAGCACCTCAATGCACATGCCACCTCTACGCCGGTTGGCGATGCTGGCGAACTGCGGGCGATTAAAGCCGTATTTGGCGAGCAAAGCCCTGTTGCGATTACCTCAACCAAGTCATCTACCGGACATTTGTTAGGTGCCGCTGGCGGGATTGAAGCAATTTTCACCGCGCTGTCAGTCAGGGATCAGATAGCGCCTTACAATTTGAATCTGGCTAATCCAGATACGCAAGCAGTTGGCCTTAACTTTGTGCAGTTCAAATCGCAGCCTTTGGCGATTCAATACGCCATTAGCAACGGCTTTGGATTTGGCGGCGTCAATGCCAGCATTGTGTTGAAACGCTTTGGGTAA
- a CDS encoding GntR family transcriptional regulator, which yields MMHDYDELIARLKVSEKTSEPYYQQLKRNILTLIESGAIENGSGLPSERMLAEALNLSRTTVRRCYEDLRASGQIDSDGRAGTLVKAAPKICPALGKLKGFTEEMREVGITASANIVSHAVMCDRTIASIFQRPSTSTFLRLVRIRLGNDVPMTREVAWYDLTLAPALADWDLSGSVYHYLEQHCAIKLSWAEQSIEAVMSNDEESRVFDFKQSSPCLLLKRKSYSQQQQLVEYVEGTFRGDAYTYRIKLEV from the coding sequence ATGATGCACGATTACGATGAATTGATTGCGCGGCTTAAAGTCAGTGAAAAAACGTCTGAGCCTTATTACCAGCAACTCAAACGCAATATCCTGACCCTGATTGAAAGTGGTGCCATTGAAAATGGCAGCGGCCTGCCTTCAGAACGCATGTTGGCCGAGGCGTTGAACCTGAGCCGGACAACGGTGCGCCGCTGCTATGAAGATTTACGTGCCAGTGGGCAGATTGATAGCGATGGCCGCGCGGGCACCTTGGTCAAAGCGGCACCAAAGATTTGCCCTGCACTTGGCAAATTAAAAGGCTTTACTGAAGAAATGCGCGAAGTTGGCATCACCGCCTCAGCCAATATCGTCTCCCATGCCGTGATGTGCGACCGCACCATTGCCTCTATTTTTCAGCGGCCATCGACCTCGACCTTTTTACGCCTGGTGAGAATTCGGCTCGGCAATGACGTGCCGATGACGCGTGAAGTGGCCTGGTATGACCTGACACTGGCGCCGGCCTTGGCCGATTGGGACCTCTCAGGATCGGTTTACCACTACCTTGAGCAGCATTGTGCGATCAAGCTAAGTTGGGCAGAACAGTCAATTGAGGCAGTCATGAGTAACGATGAAGAGTCGCGCGTGTTTGACTTTAAGCAAAGCAGCCCTTGTTTGCTACTCAAGCGTAAATCGTATTCGCAACAGCAACAGCTGGTGGAATACGTTGAAGGGACTTTTCGCGGTGACGCCTATACCTATCGCATCAAACTAGAGGTGTAG
- a CDS encoding exodeoxyribonuclease V subunit beta, which translates to MKMTEADFQQALVLDAANRERALDVASFIVEAPAGAGKTELLTQRFLKLMQTVQAPEEIIAITFTNKAASEMRARILDSLLLAASGVPPQAPHKQITYALGQQALRRSAELQWHLLESPARLRIYTIDSLCANLARQMPLLSRFGTQPAVTEDAWAYYREAAGLALQTMDEDSLGEPVRRVLRYMDNDQARLETLLMSMLAKREQWLHLSQLPNHDSAHHAQAQVALVYLIESELQAALTALPARLQQSLMPIARYAASQLPPEHTLSALLDWQTPLTANIEDLPDWRALTELLLTSSGGLRKRLDKNMGLAATDEAKPYKEALNDILSGLAQHSDSELTLARIRLLPDVDGANDAMIQALSQLLNIAAAQLWLCFQAKNEVDFVEISQRAFQALQEGDEATELAMRLDYRIQHLLVDEFQDTSPMQIDLLKALTRGWQPGDGRTLFAVGDPMQSIYRFRKANVGLFLNAALHGIADIALTPLKLWRNNRSCPPVVAWINQTFQGMLPASDAPQQGAIAYRPFVATRAEATGAGVFVHPLIIPVSSEDEEPADIRHLEAEQIIRIIQQTRADKPDATIAVLVRARKHLHALVTEMRRNHAELSFQAVEIEELANRQIVQDLLTLTHALHQRADRVHWLALLRAPWCGLTLADMHALIGQDGQRSVLSLLADEAIFARLSADGQTRARHVREVMQTALQWRGRSTVSRWVHNTWLRLGGANCLWNESDVQDVQAFFARIAALEQHGQFNPQALADDVQKLYAAPDAKADASLQFMTIHKSKGLEFDTVILPGLDGSNPPDDAKLVIWEEVPMEDGHTELVAAPFVPTALKRQQTSVTTYDYLNDLDKTRAAYEDARVLYVAATRAERQLHLLGAAKPDKSGEPQARKNSFLHLLWPAVQQWFTSEHDIVSRYPSAQQEADIRQFVPQLIRLTVASTPALLQATQLDTHTGYQAIAEDNSVARLEADIGTLAHLYLQLIAEQGLATWQTHEQHAFLSLQQPMQRWFKQQGYSDSEASQGASHVAQLLTTTLQSEDGRWVLQPHAQAASELAIEQLSEGKKVIDRTFVAEGVRWIIDYKSAPVTKSDDLHLLAASFKMQLTHYAQLFKQDDLPVKTAIMFLSVGQLVLVDA; encoded by the coding sequence ATGAAAATGACTGAGGCTGACTTTCAGCAAGCTTTGGTGCTGGATGCTGCCAACCGTGAACGGGCGTTGGACGTGGCATCCTTTATTGTCGAGGCCCCGGCGGGCGCGGGTAAAACCGAGTTATTAACGCAGCGATTTCTCAAGCTGATGCAAACCGTACAGGCGCCAGAAGAAATTATCGCCATCACCTTTACCAACAAGGCCGCGTCGGAAATGCGGGCGCGTATCCTCGATAGCCTGTTGCTGGCAGCCTCTGGCGTGCCGCCGCAAGCACCGCACAAGCAAATCACTTATGCGCTAGGCCAGCAAGCTTTACGCCGCTCAGCTGAGTTGCAATGGCATTTGCTGGAAAGCCCGGCACGCCTGCGTATTTACACCATTGATTCGCTGTGTGCCAACCTGGCGCGACAAATGCCTTTATTGAGCCGCTTTGGCACCCAACCGGCGGTGACTGAAGATGCCTGGGCCTATTACCGTGAAGCGGCTGGGCTGGCGCTGCAAACCATGGATGAAGACAGCCTCGGGGAACCGGTGCGCCGCGTGCTGCGCTATATGGATAACGACCAGGCCAGGCTGGAAACCCTGCTGATGTCGATGCTGGCCAAGCGCGAGCAATGGCTGCATTTAAGTCAACTCCCAAACCATGACAGTGCGCACCATGCGCAAGCACAGGTTGCACTGGTATACCTGATAGAAAGTGAGTTACAAGCAGCACTAACAGCACTCCCTGCCCGCCTGCAACAATCACTGATGCCGATTGCACGCTACGCCGCCAGCCAGTTGCCGCCCGAACATACTTTAAGCGCCCTGCTGGACTGGCAAACGCCATTGACTGCCAACATAGAAGATTTACCGGACTGGCGGGCGCTGACTGAGCTGCTACTCACCAGTAGCGGTGGCTTGCGCAAGCGGCTGGATAAGAACATGGGCTTAGCAGCGACCGACGAGGCCAAGCCCTACAAAGAAGCGCTCAACGATATATTGAGCGGACTGGCGCAACACAGTGACAGCGAGCTCACCCTGGCGCGCATTCGCCTGTTACCGGATGTCGATGGCGCAAACGATGCCATGATTCAGGCACTGAGCCAGTTGCTGAACATTGCCGCCGCGCAATTATGGCTGTGCTTCCAGGCGAAAAATGAAGTCGATTTTGTCGAAATATCCCAACGTGCGTTCCAGGCACTGCAAGAAGGCGATGAAGCCACCGAGTTGGCCATGCGATTGGATTATCGTATCCAGCATTTACTGGTCGACGAGTTTCAGGATACCAGCCCGATGCAGATCGACCTGCTCAAGGCGCTGACACGCGGCTGGCAACCGGGCGATGGCCGCACACTATTTGCCGTGGGCGACCCCATGCAGTCGATTTATCGTTTCCGTAAAGCCAATGTCGGCCTGTTCCTCAATGCCGCGTTGCATGGCATTGCCGATATTGCACTGACACCGCTCAAACTATGGCGCAACAACCGCTCTTGCCCGCCGGTGGTTGCGTGGATCAACCAGACCTTTCAAGGCATGCTGCCTGCAAGCGATGCGCCACAGCAAGGCGCGATTGCTTACCGGCCATTTGTCGCCACCCGGGCCGAGGCCACGGGTGCAGGCGTGTTTGTGCATCCGCTCATCATCCCCGTGAGTAGCGAAGACGAAGAACCCGCCGATATCCGCCACCTCGAGGCCGAGCAGATCATCCGCATCATCCAGCAAACACGTGCCGACAAACCTGACGCCACCATCGCCGTGCTGGTGCGGGCGCGCAAACACTTGCATGCCTTGGTGACAGAAATGCGCCGTAACCATGCTGAGCTGAGTTTTCAGGCCGTTGAGATTGAAGAGTTGGCGAATCGGCAGATTGTGCAAGACTTGCTCACGCTCACGCATGCGCTGCATCAACGCGCCGATCGCGTGCACTGGCTGGCGCTGCTGCGTGCGCCCTGGTGCGGCCTGACACTGGCCGATATGCATGCCCTCATCGGCCAGGATGGCCAGCGCAGCGTGTTAAGCCTACTGGCAGACGAGGCTATTTTTGCCCGCTTAAGTGCTGATGGCCAAACCCGCGCCCGCCATGTGCGCGAAGTCATGCAAACTGCATTGCAGTGGCGTGGCCGTAGCACGGTTAGCCGCTGGGTGCACAACACCTGGCTGCGGTTGGGCGGTGCCAATTGCCTGTGGAACGAAAGCGACGTGCAGGACGTGCAGGCCTTTTTTGCCCGCATTGCCGCACTGGAGCAACACGGCCAGTTTAACCCGCAAGCATTGGCAGACGATGTGCAAAAACTGTATGCCGCGCCTGATGCCAAAGCCGATGCCAGCTTGCAATTCATGACGATTCATAAATCCAAAGGGCTGGAGTTTGACACCGTGATTTTGCCTGGCCTAGATGGCAGCAATCCGCCCGATGACGCCAAGCTGGTGATCTGGGAAGAAGTCCCCATGGAGGATGGCCACACTGAACTGGTGGCCGCGCCGTTTGTGCCTACGGCGCTCAAACGCCAGCAAACCAGCGTCACCACTTATGACTACTTAAACGACCTCGACAAAACCCGTGCCGCCTATGAAGACGCCCGCGTGCTGTATGTCGCCGCCACGCGCGCCGAACGACAACTACACTTACTGGGCGCCGCCAAACCTGACAAAAGCGGCGAACCACAAGCGCGTAAAAACAGTTTTCTGCATTTGTTATGGCCTGCCGTGCAGCAGTGGTTTACTAGCGAGCATGATATTGTCAGCCGTTACCCCAGCGCGCAACAAGAAGCCGATATCCGCCAGTTTGTGCCCCAGCTGATTCGCTTAACCGTCGCCAGCACACCAGCGCTATTGCAGGCCACACAACTCGACACGCACACGGGTTATCAAGCCATAGCAGAAGACAATAGCGTCGCCCGGCTGGAAGCCGACATCGGCACCCTCGCCCACCTTTATTTGCAACTCATCGCCGAACAAGGCTTGGCTACCTGGCAGACGCATGAACAACATGCATTTTTGTCGCTGCAACAGCCCATGCAACGCTGGTTTAAACAGCAAGGCTATAGTGACAGCGAAGCGAGCCAGGGCGCCAGCCATGTCGCTCAATTATTAACCACCACCTTGCAATCCGAGGATGGCCGCTGGGTGTTACAGCCACATGCGCAAGCCGCCTCAGAACTGGCGATTGAGCAACTCAGCGAAGGTAAAAAGGTCATAGACCGTACCTTTGTTGCAGAGGGCGTGCGTTGGATTATTGACTATAAATCTGCACCCGTCACAAAGAGCGACGACCTGCACTTATTGGCGGCGAGTTTTAAGATGCAACTCACCCACTATGCGCAATTATTCAAGCAAGATGACCTGCCAGTAAAAACAGCGATTATGTTTTTAAGTGTTGGTCAATTGGTACTTGTTGACGCCTAA
- a CDS encoding PD-(D/E)XK nuclease family protein produces MTSTHDLSDSGTVILCASARLAQGIRQWLQQAYQQQGLSQWQAPQVFPLQDWLNQRIEHAMLCGQIDVAQAPLGMLSPTQEALLWEQAIQHSLRQHQALDLFNTNGLASAAMEANRYLIEWNISLDMATASEETRQFLQWRQHFQALCKQSGYLEGVRYQTWQLEQLREHALPLPASIQLAGFDRINPHVQTLINTLQTSHVEITTFDNSVPVQHTQRMAFAEAMDEMRAAVHWAQQQLSTNPQATLAIVVPDLNTQRETLANLLDDTFHPEALHPAQAETPRCYEFSLGLPLSRWPLVQCALNMLRLAFQASPLPQAELSAWLADIYWSQALYEADARAALDAEMRRQLPLQVSAHTFARFVARKQQDEYPITSPALHADLSALLTQAKQTPRKQLPSAWANSFTELLVTTHWPGERGLSSHEHQCQTKFKAVLTQLATLDGWLGTIDAMSALHRLSQLCQAQIFQPQTVRLPNITVMGMLEASAQPLDGIWVMGMNDHVWPPLSRTNALIPAELQRQAGTPNASSEVQIAFASQIHRRLLRSAKEVIFSFARQDGDRLLRMSPLILAIPEASATAGAATLAETLARHSTQDWQWLDDHQAPPVQEGEHISGGTGLLRAQALCPAWAFYQYRLKARKLETPHNGLDAMQRGDLIHRVLAAFWSQQATLDWQVVNIDALKNQLDQIANDVIAAFNTEFAQPFSAVFCQLEAERLSKLALTWLWEVERERPQAFTVTSVEQVYKPLIEGIQVKLVIDRVDTLNDGRLVVVDYKTGSMPDFKNWASDKISEPQLPIYAAFLLQDADIAAVCFGKLRLTDGGFAGVAAEDDIVPGIKAFNHEKNKLFDPVQFPDWPSVLTHWHNQITRTAQALKAGEAAVVFESEQDLGYCDVLPLLRLPERQLQFEHLQAGGAA; encoded by the coding sequence ATGACCTCCACCCATGACCTTTCTGATTCAGGCACTGTGATTTTGTGTGCGTCAGCACGCCTGGCGCAAGGCATCCGGCAATGGTTGCAACAAGCTTATCAGCAACAAGGCCTGTCACAATGGCAGGCGCCACAAGTGTTTCCATTGCAAGACTGGCTCAACCAGCGCATAGAACATGCCATGTTGTGCGGGCAGATTGATGTCGCTCAGGCGCCGCTAGGCATGCTGTCACCCACACAAGAGGCCTTGCTATGGGAGCAGGCGATTCAGCATAGCTTGCGCCAGCACCAGGCGCTGGATTTATTTAATACCAACGGCCTGGCCAGTGCCGCGATGGAGGCCAACCGTTATCTGATCGAGTGGAACATCAGCTTGGACATGGCGACAGCCAGTGAAGAAACACGCCAATTTTTGCAGTGGCGGCAACATTTCCAAGCCTTATGCAAACAAAGCGGCTACCTGGAAGGCGTACGTTATCAAACCTGGCAATTGGAGCAATTACGTGAACATGCACTGCCTTTGCCTGCAAGCATACAACTGGCCGGATTTGATCGCATCAACCCGCATGTACAGACCTTGATAAACACCCTGCAAACAAGCCATGTAGAGATCACCACCTTTGACAATAGCGTGCCTGTACAACACACGCAGCGCATGGCCTTTGCTGAGGCAATGGACGAAATGCGCGCCGCCGTGCACTGGGCGCAGCAACAATTAAGCACTAACCCGCAAGCCACACTGGCGATTGTGGTGCCCGACCTCAATACCCAGCGCGAAACACTGGCCAACCTGCTAGATGACACTTTTCACCCAGAGGCGCTGCATCCGGCACAGGCCGAAACGCCGCGTTGCTACGAGTTTTCATTAGGGCTGCCGTTGAGCCGCTGGCCGCTGGTACAGTGCGCACTCAATATGCTGCGGCTAGCCTTTCAGGCCAGCCCGTTGCCACAGGCTGAGTTGTCTGCCTGGCTGGCCGACATTTACTGGTCGCAAGCGCTCTATGAGGCAGATGCTCGCGCAGCGCTTGATGCCGAGATGCGCCGCCAGTTACCGCTGCAAGTCAGCGCGCATACCTTTGCCCGCTTTGTGGCGCGCAAACAGCAAGACGAATATCCGATTACCAGCCCAGCGCTACATGCCGATTTAAGCGCCTTGTTGACGCAGGCCAAACAAACACCCCGTAAACAATTACCGTCTGCCTGGGCGAACAGCTTTACCGAGTTACTTGTCACCACCCATTGGCCTGGTGAACGTGGCTTATCCAGCCATGAGCATCAATGCCAGACCAAGTTTAAAGCGGTGTTGACGCAACTGGCGACGCTAGACGGCTGGTTAGGCACTATCGACGCCATGAGTGCCCTGCACAGGCTGTCGCAACTGTGCCAGGCGCAAATCTTCCAGCCGCAAACCGTGCGACTACCCAATATCACGGTCATGGGGATGCTGGAAGCCAGCGCGCAACCGCTAGACGGCATCTGGGTGATGGGCATGAACGACCATGTATGGCCGCCACTGTCACGCACCAATGCGCTGATTCCGGCCGAGTTGCAGCGGCAGGCAGGCACTCCCAATGCCAGCAGCGAAGTACAAATCGCGTTTGCCAGTCAGATTCACCGACGCCTGCTACGGTCGGCCAAAGAAGTCATTTTTTCATTCGCACGCCAGGATGGCGACCGTTTGCTGCGCATGAGTCCGCTGATTCTGGCCATTCCGGAAGCAAGCGCCACAGCAGGTGCGGCCACCCTGGCCGAAACCCTGGCGCGCCATAGTACACAAGACTGGCAATGGCTGGATGACCACCAGGCACCGCCCGTTCAGGAAGGCGAGCATATCAGTGGCGGCACCGGCTTGCTGCGTGCACAAGCACTGTGCCCAGCCTGGGCGTTTTACCAATACCGCCTCAAGGCACGCAAACTGGAAACGCCGCACAATGGCCTGGATGCCATGCAGCGTGGCGACCTCATACACCGCGTGCTGGCGGCCTTCTGGTCACAGCAAGCGACGCTGGACTGGCAAGTTGTCAACATAGACGCATTAAAAAACCAACTCGACCAGATAGCTAATGACGTCATCGCCGCCTTTAATACCGAATTCGCCCAACCGTTTTCGGCCGTGTTTTGCCAACTGGAAGCCGAACGCCTGAGTAAACTGGCGCTGACCTGGTTATGGGAAGTCGAACGCGAGCGTCCGCAAGCGTTTACCGTGACTTCAGTCGAACAAGTCTATAAACCGCTGATTGAGGGCATACAGGTTAAACTGGTGATTGACCGCGTCGACACCCTGAACGATGGTCGGCTGGTGGTGGTGGATTACAAAACCGGCAGCATGCCTGACTTTAAAAACTGGGCGTCGGACAAAATCAGCGAACCACAATTGCCGATTTACGCCGCCTTCTTATTACAAGATGCCGACATTGCCGCCGTCTGTTTTGGCAAGCTAAGACTGACGGATGGCGGTTTTGCGGGCGTTGCTGCCGAAGATGACATCGTGCCTGGCATCAAAGCCTTTAACCACGAAAAAAATAAATTGTTTGACCCTGTGCAGTTCCCTGACTGGCCATCTGTACTCACACATTGGCACAACCAAATCACCCGTACGGCACAAGCGCTCAAGGCCGGTGAAGCCGCCGTGGTGTTTGAGTCAGAGCAAGACCTGGGCTATTGTGATGTGTTGCCCTTGTTGCGCCTGCCCGAGCGTCAGTTACAGTTTGAGCACCTTCAGGCTGGAGGTGCCGCATGA